In Candidatus Roseilinea sp., one DNA window encodes the following:
- the acoA gene encoding pyruvate dehydrogenase E1 component subunit alpha, with amino-acid sequence MNEFNGLDSDKLHSLYRRLLLLRRFEERVYTNFLQGEIPGTVHQYNGQEAVAVGICDHLRPIDWITSTHRPHGHALAKGISARRVMAELYGKVTGCCNGKGGSMHVGDPSVGMLPAIAIVGGGNSVVIGLGLAYKLRRTDQVAVCFFGEGATNEGAFHESMNFAAVQRLPVVFVCENNLYGASTPYHQVSLVSDVAARACAYGVASQIVDGMDVLAVHKAGGGEAIALARAGRGPILLECKTYRYIGHSRSDARGYRTKDEEAEWKQKDPIPRLGNALIAAGLSDEATLARIAQSVEAELDDAVEFARASPDAAPEQALEDVYA; translated from the coding sequence ATGAATGAATTTAACGGACTTGATTCGGATAAATTACATTCGCTATATCGGCGACTATTGCTGTTGCGGCGCTTCGAGGAGCGCGTATACACCAACTTTTTGCAGGGCGAAATTCCCGGAACCGTCCACCAATACAACGGGCAGGAAGCCGTTGCTGTGGGCATCTGCGATCACCTACGGCCGATTGATTGGATCACCTCGACCCACCGCCCGCACGGCCACGCGTTGGCCAAGGGCATCTCGGCCCGCCGTGTGATGGCTGAGCTGTATGGTAAGGTCACCGGCTGCTGCAATGGCAAGGGCGGCTCGATGCATGTGGGCGATCCCAGCGTCGGTATGTTGCCGGCCATCGCCATCGTCGGCGGCGGCAATAGCGTGGTCATCGGTCTGGGCCTGGCCTACAAGCTGCGCCGGACCGACCAGGTGGCCGTGTGTTTCTTCGGCGAGGGCGCGACAAATGAAGGCGCCTTTCACGAGAGCATGAACTTCGCCGCCGTGCAACGCTTGCCGGTCGTGTTTGTGTGCGAGAACAATCTGTACGGCGCGTCCACGCCATATCACCAGGTTTCGCTTGTCAGTGACGTGGCCGCGCGCGCGTGCGCCTACGGCGTCGCCAGCCAGATTGTGGACGGCATGGACGTGCTGGCCGTGCACAAGGCGGGGGGGGGGGAGGCCATCGCGTTGGCGCGTGCCGGCCGCGGCCCGATCCTGCTGGAATGCAAGACCTATCGCTACATCGGCCACAGCCGTAGCGACGCGCGCGGCTACCGCACCAAGGACGAAGAAGCTGAGTGGAAGCAGAAAGACCCCATCCCGCGCCTGGGCAACGCCTTAATCGCGGCTGGGCTGTCCGACGAGGCAACGCTCGCGCGCATTGCCCAATCGGTTGAGGCTGAGTTGGATGATGCCGTCGAGTTCGCCCGCGCGTCACCTGATGCCGCGCCGGAGCAAGCACTAGAGGACGTATATGCCTGA
- a CDS encoding TPP-dependent acetoin dehydrogenase complex, E1 protein subunit beta, with amino-acid sequence MPETMQTVSLGATALPNVAERRLTIAEALREAIAEEMQRDPDVFLIGEDIGIPGGFGGAFGVYLGLPEKFGHERIIDTPISEKAIAGAAIGAALMGMRPIADMQYADFLFECMDELVNQAAKMRYMSGGKLKVPMVMRAPVGTTNRGAQHDQCPESFFMHVPGLKVVCVSDAYTAKGILKSAVRDDNPVLIFEHKLLYGSKGRQSAGGLDLTAHVPPEEYLLPLDKAVVKREGNDVTIVATHLSLYRALAAAEVLAQEGISCEVIDPISLLPLDTETLWSSVRKTGRLAIVHEDTLTGGWGAEVAARAADECLFSLQAPIKRIATYDVPLPFAPILEQAVVPTVERIIMTIRTMCE; translated from the coding sequence ATGCCTGAAACAATGCAAACTGTTAGCCTCGGCGCAACCGCCCTTCCCAACGTAGCTGAGCGCCGGCTTACTATCGCTGAGGCGCTGCGCGAAGCCATTGCCGAGGAGATGCAGCGCGACCCAGACGTGTTTCTGATCGGCGAAGACATTGGCATCCCCGGCGGCTTTGGTGGCGCGTTTGGGGTGTATCTGGGCCTGCCCGAGAAGTTCGGGCACGAGCGCATCATTGATACGCCGATCAGCGAGAAAGCCATCGCCGGCGCGGCTATCGGCGCGGCACTGATGGGTATGCGCCCAATCGCCGACATGCAGTATGCGGACTTTCTGTTCGAGTGCATGGACGAACTGGTCAACCAGGCCGCCAAGATGCGCTACATGTCGGGCGGCAAGCTCAAAGTGCCGATGGTGATGCGCGCACCCGTCGGCACGACCAACCGCGGCGCGCAGCACGACCAATGCCCCGAGAGCTTCTTCATGCACGTGCCGGGCTTGAAGGTCGTGTGCGTGTCAGATGCTTATACCGCTAAGGGCATCTTGAAGAGCGCCGTGCGCGACGACAACCCGGTGCTGATCTTCGAGCACAAGTTGCTCTATGGCAGCAAGGGTCGGCAATCGGCCGGCGGACTTGACCTCACCGCACACGTGCCGCCGGAGGAATATCTCTTGCCGCTGGACAAGGCGGTGGTCAAGCGCGAAGGTAACGACGTTACGATCGTCGCCACGCACCTGAGCTTGTATCGCGCGCTGGCGGCGGCTGAGGTGTTGGCGCAGGAAGGCATCTCGTGCGAGGTGATTGACCCTATCTCTTTGTTGCCGTTGGACACGGAGACGCTGTGGTCATCGGTGCGCAAGACCGGCCGGTTAGCGATTGTGCACGAGGACACGCTGACGGGCGGGTGGGGAGCCGAAGTTGCCGCGCGCGCGGCCGATGAATGCCTATTCTCGTTGCAAGCGCCGATCAAACGCATCGCGACCTACGACGTGCCCCTGCCCTTCGCGCCGATATTGGAGCAGGCTGTCGTGCCGACGGTCGAACGGATCATCATGACGATTCGAACGATGTGTGAGTAA
- a CDS encoding acetyltransferase component of pyruvate dehydrogenase complex — MPSLGQTTDELRITAWLKAEGDAIALAEPILEVETDKAVLQVESSYAGTLLKILHHAGEVVPAGEPIAVIGQAGEAIALDSVSPTQPIDAAQQPNPPAVPATAGSDQVLATPIARKMAKELGLDLRAIQGSGPGGRIERRDVEAWVAANAATPAKHNIVRDDGAGHGAVPRHRQIIAQRLTRSVQTIPQITLNMTVDARAARSLVAARRAAGLAGLTVTHLLLQAVARALRAQPLMNRVWQPDGPTFRRLARTDVGLAVASDDNLLVVTLPEPDRLDLAALVRVADEAIQRARKGALSQADVAPTAITISNLGMYHVDSFQAIVDPDQSMILAVGRIADQIVAIEGGIYIVPQMTLSLSVDHRVADGAAAAKFLKAICDDLERINA; from the coding sequence ATGCCCTCGCTTGGGCAAACCACCGACGAGTTGCGCATCACGGCGTGGCTCAAGGCCGAAGGCGACGCCATCGCGCTCGCTGAACCCATCCTTGAAGTGGAGACCGACAAGGCGGTCCTGCAAGTCGAGTCGAGCTACGCTGGAACGCTGCTCAAGATTCTTCACCACGCGGGTGAGGTCGTCCCGGCGGGTGAACCGATCGCTGTCATCGGGCAGGCCGGCGAAGCGATCGCTTTGGACTCAGTTTCGCCAACGCAACCGATTGATGCAGCTCAGCAACCCAACCCACCTGCGGTGCCTGCCACTGCTGGCAGCGACCAAGTGCTGGCCACGCCCATCGCGCGCAAGATGGCGAAGGAGCTCGGCCTCGACCTGAGAGCGATCCAAGGCAGTGGCCCAGGCGGCCGTATTGAAAGACGAGACGTTGAGGCATGGGTAGCTGCCAACGCCGCTACGCCTGCAAAGCATAATATTGTACGGGACGATGGCGCTGGCCACGGGGCCGTGCCGCGCCATCGCCAGATCATCGCCCAACGCCTGACGCGCTCGGTCCAGACCATCCCGCAGATCACCTTGAACATGACCGTGGATGCACGCGCGGCGCGCTCGCTCGTCGCGGCAAGACGCGCCGCCGGGTTGGCAGGCCTGACCGTCACGCATCTGCTGTTACAGGCCGTGGCGCGCGCGCTGCGGGCTCAGCCACTCATGAACCGAGTGTGGCAGCCGGATGGACCAACCTTCCGGCGATTGGCACGCACGGATGTCGGGCTGGCGGTGGCCAGCGATGACAACCTGCTCGTCGTTACGCTGCCCGAGCCGGATCGGCTCGACCTGGCCGCGCTTGTGCGTGTGGCGGACGAAGCGATTCAACGCGCGCGCAAAGGCGCATTATCCCAGGCAGATGTGGCGCCGACCGCGATCACGATCAGCAACCTGGGCATGTATCACGTGGATAGCTTCCAGGCCATCGTCGACCCCGATCAAAGCATGATCCTGGCAGTGGGACGGATCGCCGATCAGATTGTCGCCATCGAAGGCGGCATTTACATCGTGCCGCAGATGACGCTGAGCCTGAGCGTAGATCATCGCGTCGCCGACGGCGCTGCGGCCGCCAAATTTCTCAAAGCCATCTGCGATGACCTGGAGCGAATCAACGCATGA
- a CDS encoding alpha-mannosidase, with product MSKLKLFVVAHTHFDAEVFVSRDQTLQWGSENILDALYLLDRDPSYRYVLDQRCYVEGFARLYPEQMARLTAHVASGRLEMVGDMHAMPDTNIPSGESFVRQILYGRAYFERAFGRKSTIGWMLDSFGHHPQLPQIMRRAGFDVYVMQRGPAPDSPAAFQWVGIDGTRLRCEWMPHTYALISNAPANLPGFKHMIERIQSLIAPYVYNGQFMVLSGMDISAPEQHLPEVLRQFNASQSEVELVMATPSEYFAAQPADGLPEISGDLNPVFTGCYAARIAVKQHNREAEGKLIAAETLQAINWARHRQPVDTMAQAWEPVLFNQFHDIICGSHLDATYESAIARFKRATDHANAVIDGAFDTLTAEIDTRGEGIPLVVMNTLAQARTDVARITIGLGHERWESLALFDDEGEVIPLQIQNLKRHPDGSIKCADLIFIARVPALGYRTYFVRSGEGLRQPTTDLWVVPMGSQGYPGMVTGMLTPDEGRMGNSLIDVRANLRTGAIQSLILRGLAWDVVDSSHEHGFASVCRQEDQGDPWEYYGPLRGAITSTEPLVDPVPPRGQAAFTYQYGGQGWAAGGPVMAELGVRSPFGDGRYTTRIRLYAGLPRVELETELVNQQRFVRYRNVFPLNLKQPRITYEIPFGALDRPVGEYPAQNWVDVSDGERGVALLNRGIPGHSLDGSVLTSSLMKCVKVVSYEAGGYSAQSRDELGFEIGVLHRFEQAILPHAGDWRAAQVYHAGMAFNAPLIVRKVTPHAGALPSHGSFMALEPDHVTVHAIFVDRDQLVLRVVEAEGNHAKGKINLQWPIAAAHETDLMGNVVQALSVEDTRLHFSAAPFEIKTFRITLA from the coding sequence ATGAGCAAACTCAAGTTGTTCGTCGTGGCACACACGCACTTCGACGCGGAGGTCTTCGTGTCGCGCGATCAGACCCTGCAGTGGGGTTCTGAAAATATCCTGGATGCCTTGTATCTGCTCGACCGCGACCCGAGCTATCGCTATGTACTCGACCAGCGCTGCTACGTCGAGGGGTTCGCGAGGCTGTACCCGGAGCAGATGGCGCGCCTGACGGCGCACGTGGCATCGGGCCGACTCGAAATGGTGGGCGACATGCACGCCATGCCGGACACCAACATTCCCAGCGGCGAGTCGTTCGTGCGCCAGATTCTGTATGGGCGGGCCTACTTCGAGCGGGCCTTCGGGAGAAAATCTACCATCGGCTGGATGCTGGATAGCTTCGGGCATCACCCGCAACTCCCGCAGATCATGCGCCGGGCTGGCTTCGACGTCTATGTTATGCAGCGCGGCCCGGCGCCCGACAGCCCGGCGGCGTTTCAGTGGGTGGGCATTGACGGCACGCGCCTACGCTGCGAGTGGATGCCGCACACCTATGCCCTCATCAGTAACGCGCCGGCGAATCTGCCGGGCTTCAAGCACATGATCGAGCGCATCCAATCGCTGATCGCGCCCTATGTCTACAACGGCCAGTTCATGGTGTTGTCGGGCATGGACATCAGCGCGCCCGAGCAGCACTTGCCCGAGGTGCTGCGCCAATTCAACGCGTCTCAGAGCGAGGTCGAGTTGGTCATGGCGACGCCGAGCGAGTACTTCGCCGCTCAGCCGGCGGACGGCCTGCCGGAGATATCGGGCGACCTCAACCCGGTATTCACCGGCTGCTATGCGGCGCGCATCGCCGTCAAGCAGCACAACCGCGAGGCAGAGGGCAAGCTCATCGCAGCTGAAACGCTGCAAGCGATCAATTGGGCGCGGCATCGCCAACCGGTGGACACGATGGCGCAAGCGTGGGAGCCGGTGCTGTTCAACCAGTTTCACGACATCATCTGCGGCAGCCACCTCGACGCGACCTACGAGAGTGCCATCGCGCGATTCAAGCGTGCGACCGATCACGCCAACGCAGTGATCGATGGCGCATTTGACACACTTACGGCGGAGATTGACACGCGCGGTGAGGGCATCCCGTTGGTGGTGATGAACACACTGGCGCAGGCGCGAACGGACGTTGCCCGCATCACCATCGGCCTAGGGCATGAGCGCTGGGAGTCACTGGCGCTCTTCGACGACGAGGGCGAGGTCATTCCTTTGCAAATTCAGAATTTGAAGCGCCACCCCGATGGCAGCATCAAGTGCGCCGATCTGATCTTCATTGCTCGCGTGCCAGCGCTGGGCTATCGCACCTACTTCGTCCGCTCGGGCGAGGGTCTAAGACAGCCAACAACCGACCTGTGGGTGGTGCCGATGGGCAGTCAGGGCTACCCGGGTATGGTCACCGGTATGCTCACGCCGGACGAAGGCCGCATGGGCAATAGCCTGATTGACGTGCGCGCCAATCTGCGTACCGGGGCGATCCAGAGCCTGATCCTGCGCGGCCTGGCGTGGGACGTCGTGGACAGCTCGCACGAGCACGGCTTCGCATCAGTGTGCCGCCAGGAAGACCAGGGCGACCCCTGGGAGTATTACGGCCCGTTGCGCGGCGCGATTACTTCGACCGAGCCTCTGGTTGATCCGGTGCCGCCGCGCGGGCAGGCGGCGTTCACGTATCAGTATGGCGGCCAGGGCTGGGCCGCGGGCGGGCCGGTGATGGCTGAGCTTGGGGTGCGCAGCCCGTTCGGCGACGGCAGATACACGACTCGCATCCGGCTGTATGCTGGCCTGCCGCGCGTGGAACTCGAGACCGAATTGGTGAACCAGCAGCGCTTCGTACGCTATCGCAACGTCTTCCCGCTGAATCTCAAACAGCCGCGGATCACTTACGAAATCCCATTCGGTGCGCTTGATCGGCCTGTAGGCGAGTACCCGGCGCAGAACTGGGTGGATGTGAGCGACGGTGAACGCGGCGTCGCACTGCTCAACCGCGGCATCCCAGGCCACTCGTTGGACGGCAGCGTGCTCACCTCGTCGCTGATGAAATGCGTCAAGGTGGTGAGCTACGAGGCTGGCGGCTACAGCGCGCAATCTCGCGACGAACTCGGCTTCGAGATCGGCGTTCTGCACCGCTTCGAGCAAGCTATCCTGCCGCATGCGGGCGACTGGCGCGCAGCACAGGTGTATCACGCGGGCATGGCCTTCAATGCTCCGCTGATCGTGCGCAAGGTGACGCCGCACGCAGGTGCATTGCCATCGCACGGCAGCTTTATGGCGCTAGAGCCGGACCATGTGACTGTGCACGCAATCTTTGTTGATCGTGACCAATTGGTGCTGCGCGTCGTGGAGGCCGAGGGCAATCATGCCAAAGGGAAGATCAATTTGCAGTGGCCGATCGCCGCAGCGCACGAGACCGACCTGATGGGCAACGTCGTCCAAGCGCTCTCCGTAGAGGACACGCGGTTGCATTTCTCGGCTGCGCCGTTCGAAATCAAGACGTTCAGGATCACTCTGGCATGA
- a CDS encoding short-chain dehydrogenase yields the protein MQNRWQDDEAKRCSNDLEQRVYTSRLLGRDPALVLHGGGNTSVKTRERDFFGHEHAVLRVKGSGWDLATIDARGFAPVRMDVLLRLAQLDHLTDTDMADQMRRGLLDPAAPAPSVEAILHALIPFKFVDHTHADAFISLCNTPSGEQRVREVYGDNVIVAPYVMPGFLLAKLCAREVVPRIGPHTQGLALMHHGLFTWGETARESYERHIALVSRAEEYLKQCGAWHIRWQAPVRPHGALRIARAQLRADISCAAGAPMIVQSHDDERCLAYAQRADIGVISQQGPATPDHVIRTKRVPLIGRDVAAYAEAYRAYFARNAAQHPDGERLVMLDPAPRVVLDPELGVCVAGRTVKDARITFDIADHTLDIIQRATLLERWQALPERDIFDVEYWDLEQAKLKRQAKLGEFTGEVALVTGAASGIGKACVESLQARGAAVIALDLNPAIESLFSAPEVLGIACDVSDEAALERALEAGVKAYGGLDMLVLNAGIFPASKRIESLGLAEWDKVMRINLDANLALMRLSHPLLTLAPRGGRVIIIGSKNVPAPGPGAAAYSASKAALTQLARVAALEWGGDGIRVNIVHSNAVFDTGIWSDEILKARAASYGLTVEEYKTNNVLRVPVTSHDVAELVATMCGAVFAKTTGAQVPIDGGNDRVI from the coding sequence ATGCAGAATCGGTGGCAAGACGACGAAGCGAAGCGATGTTCAAACGACCTGGAGCAACGCGTCTACACCTCGCGGCTGTTAGGGCGCGACCCAGCGCTGGTGTTGCACGGCGGCGGCAACACCTCGGTCAAGACTCGCGAGCGCGACTTCTTCGGCCATGAACACGCCGTGCTGCGCGTCAAAGGCAGCGGCTGGGACTTGGCCACGATTGACGCGCGCGGCTTCGCCCCGGTGCGCATGGACGTCCTGCTGCGGCTGGCGCAGCTCGATCATCTGACCGACACCGACATGGCCGACCAGATGCGGCGCGGCCTGCTTGACCCGGCCGCGCCTGCACCGTCGGTCGAAGCCATCCTGCACGCGCTCATCCCGTTCAAGTTCGTGGATCACACCCACGCCGATGCCTTCATCAGCCTATGCAACACGCCTTCCGGCGAACAGCGCGTGCGCGAGGTCTACGGCGACAACGTGATCGTCGCGCCCTACGTCATGCCCGGCTTCTTGCTGGCGAAACTGTGCGCGCGCGAGGTTGTGCCGCGTATCGGCCCCCACACCCAGGGCCTGGCGCTGATGCACCACGGCCTGTTCACGTGGGGCGAAACGGCACGCGAATCATATGAGCGCCATATCGCGCTCGTTAGCCGGGCCGAAGAATACTTGAAGCAGTGCGGCGCATGGCACATCCGCTGGCAAGCACCCGTGCGGCCCCACGGTGCGCTGCGGATCGCTCGTGCCCAGCTACGGGCCGACATCTCGTGTGCGGCCGGCGCGCCGATGATCGTGCAGTCGCATGACGATGAGCGCTGCCTGGCCTACGCCCAACGCGCCGACATCGGCGTGATCAGCCAGCAAGGGCCAGCCACGCCCGACCACGTCATCCGCACCAAGCGCGTGCCGCTGATCGGTCGAGACGTGGCGGCGTATGCCGAGGCTTACCGAGCTTACTTCGCGCGCAACGCGGCACAGCACCCCGATGGCGAGCGCTTGGTCATGCTCGATCCTGCACCGCGGGTGGTGCTCGATCCGGAGTTGGGCGTATGCGTCGCTGGCCGGACGGTCAAAGACGCGCGGATCACCTTCGACATCGCCGACCACACGCTGGACATCATCCAGCGCGCGACGCTGCTCGAACGCTGGCAGGCGCTGCCGGAGCGCGACATCTTCGATGTCGAGTATTGGGACCTGGAACAGGCCAAGCTCAAGCGACAGGCCAAGCTGGGCGAGTTCACCGGCGAGGTGGCGTTAGTGACAGGGGCGGCATCGGGCATCGGCAAGGCGTGTGTCGAGTCGTTGCAGGCGCGCGGCGCGGCAGTGATCGCGCTCGACCTGAACCCGGCGATCGAGAGCTTGTTCAGCGCGCCGGAGGTATTGGGTATCGCTTGCGACGTGAGCGACGAAGCAGCGCTGGAGCGCGCGCTGGAGGCCGGTGTGAAAGCGTATGGTGGGCTGGACATGCTGGTGCTCAATGCAGGTATCTTCCCGGCCAGCAAGCGCATCGAGTCGCTCGGCTTGGCTGAGTGGGACAAGGTCATGCGCATCAACCTGGATGCGAACCTGGCGTTGATGCGATTGAGTCATCCGTTGCTCACGCTCGCGCCGAGGGGCGGCCGCGTCATCATCATCGGGTCGAAGAACGTGCCCGCGCCGGGGCCGGGTGCAGCGGCCTACTCAGCGTCGAAGGCGGCGCTGACGCAACTGGCGCGCGTGGCGGCGCTGGAGTGGGGCGGAGACGGCATTCGTGTGAACATCGTGCACTCAAATGCAGTGTTCGACACGGGCATCTGGAGCGACGAGATTTTGAAGGCGCGGGCAGCCAGCTATGGGCTGACGGTGGAGGAATACAAGACGAACAACGTGCTGCGCGTGCCGGTGACGAGCCACGACGTAGCCGAGTTGGTGGCGACGATGTGCGGTGCCGTCTTCGCCAAGACCACCGGCGCACAGGTGCCGATTGACGGCGGTAACGACCGTGTGATTTGA
- the rplY gene encoding 50S ribosomal protein L25: MADKIELRAEIRTAVGSGVNALRRSGKVPAIVYGHNVPNIPIQLDAREVSNTLRKAGRNTLIALNIAGKDAPQMVLTREVQRDPIRHTIKHIDFYAVSMTEKITASIRIICEGEPEDVKSGAGVLLQERDTLEIECLPSDLIESVTIDVSKMKIDDVVRVKDVIVPPGITLLDDPEEEVVRVTRFVEAKEEEAVAAEPAEVEVIEKGKKEEAESEEE; this comes from the coding sequence ATGGCAGACAAAATCGAACTGCGTGCGGAAATCCGCACGGCTGTCGGCAGCGGCGTCAACGCGCTGCGACGCTCGGGCAAGGTGCCCGCTATCGTATACGGCCACAACGTGCCGAACATCCCAATTCAACTCGACGCGCGCGAGGTATCCAACACGCTGCGCAAAGCCGGCCGCAACACCCTCATCGCCCTCAACATCGCAGGGAAAGACGCGCCGCAGATGGTGCTCACCCGCGAAGTGCAGCGTGACCCGATCCGCCACACCATCAAGCACATTGACTTCTACGCGGTCTCGATGACCGAGAAGATCACCGCCAGCATCCGCATCATCTGCGAGGGCGAGCCCGAAGACGTGAAGAGCGGCGCCGGCGTGCTATTGCAGGAGCGCGATACGCTGGAGATCGAGTGCCTACCGAGCGACTTGATCGAATCGGTGACAATTGACGTGAGCAAGATGAAGATAGATGATGTGGTGCGCGTCAAGGACGTCATCGTGCCGCCGGGGATTACGCTGCTGGATGATCCGGAAGAAGAGGTCGTCCGCGTCACGCGCTTCGTAGAGGCCAAGGAGGAAGAGGCCGTCGCTGCCGAGCCTGCCGAAGTGGAAGTGATCGAGAAGGGCAAGAAGGAAGAAGCGGAGAGCGAAGAGGAATAG
- the trpG gene encoding glutamine amidotransferase, with protein MIIVIDNYDSFTYNLVQYLGELGAELRVFRNDQVTLDQLRALKPKGFVISPGPGTPQKDSGISNDVLREFSGQVPILGVCLGQQCMGYVFGGNVVRAPRLMHGKTSLIHHNGRDLFRGLPNPFEATRYHSLIVEEPLPPALEVTAFTTEGEVMGLRHKQHPTFGVQFHPESILTQGGKQIIANFLAMV; from the coding sequence ATGATCATCGTCATTGATAACTACGATTCGTTCACCTACAACCTGGTGCAATACCTGGGTGAGCTGGGCGCCGAGCTGCGCGTCTTTCGCAACGATCAGGTCACGCTCGACCAACTCAGAGCGCTGAAGCCGAAAGGATTCGTGATCTCGCCGGGGCCGGGCACGCCGCAGAAGGACAGCGGCATCAGCAACGATGTGCTGCGCGAGTTCAGCGGCCAAGTGCCTATCCTCGGCGTGTGCCTCGGGCAGCAGTGCATGGGGTATGTGTTCGGCGGCAACGTCGTCCGTGCGCCGCGCCTGATGCACGGCAAGACGTCGCTGATCCACCACAATGGGCGCGACTTGTTCCGCGGCCTCCCCAACCCATTCGAGGCCACGCGCTACCACTCACTCATCGTGGAAGAACCGCTGCCGCCGGCGCTCGAAGTCACCGCGTTCACTACAGAAGGCGAGGTAATGGGCCTGCGCCACAAGCAGCATCCCACCTTCGGCGTACAGTTTCACCCGGAGAGCATCTTGACCCAGGGCGGCAAACAGATCATCGCCAATTTCCTGGCGATGGTGTGA
- the trpE gene encoding anthranilate synthase component I: protein MGRLTIKPSLDEVRALSERGNLIPIYAELPSDLDTPVSLFLRLAGEDPAFLLESVSGGEQVARYSFIGVHMREALVFREGQLSRHGLTPEGLAVQLFPAGEGDLLDHLRREMAKYRFVPSSHLPRFCGGLVGYTGYDVVRQFERLPATAIDVLRLPDAAYLLTDTLVAFDHARHRLLIIANAYLDGAPTVAEAYEDAVARIKTIHARLSAPIATLKPNPSAVCTPPRANKSQAEFEQMVRAAKEYIRAGDIFQAVLSRRIERRTTAHPFAIYRALRMLNPSPWMFYFNFDGLLPENLKLIGASPEMHARFEGGIASVRPIAGTRRRGENEHEDAALAKELLADPKERAEHVMLVDLGRNDIGRVAKYGTVRVPELMVIEHYSHVMHIVSLVEGDVCDGLDAFDVLRATFPAGTLSGAPKVRAMEIIEELEGERRGIYGGCVGYFSFNGQMDTCIGIRTIVMRDDTCYVQAGAGIVADSDPTAEFHETHNKARALMVAIDEAENQ, encoded by the coding sequence ATGGGACGACTGACGATCAAACCTTCACTGGACGAAGTGCGCGCATTGAGCGAGCGCGGCAACCTGATCCCGATCTACGCCGAACTGCCATCCGACTTGGACACGCCGGTGTCGCTCTTCCTGCGGCTGGCCGGCGAAGATCCGGCTTTCTTGCTGGAGAGCGTCTCCGGCGGCGAGCAGGTCGCACGCTACTCGTTCATCGGCGTGCACATGCGCGAGGCGCTCGTGTTCCGCGAGGGTCAGCTCTCTCGCCACGGGCTCACGCCCGAGGGCCTGGCCGTGCAGCTCTTCCCTGCCGGCGAAGGCGACCTGCTCGATCATTTGCGACGCGAGATGGCCAAGTATCGGTTCGTGCCGTCGTCGCACTTGCCGCGCTTTTGTGGTGGATTGGTGGGCTATACCGGCTACGACGTAGTGCGGCAATTCGAGCGCCTGCCGGCGACTGCGATTGACGTTCTGCGCCTGCCCGACGCTGCCTACCTGTTGACCGACACGCTCGTCGCATTCGATCACGCGCGGCACCGGCTGCTGATCATCGCCAATGCCTACCTGGATGGTGCGCCCACCGTCGCCGAAGCCTACGAAGACGCCGTTGCGCGCATCAAGACGATTCACGCGCGGTTGAGCGCGCCGATAGCGACGCTGAAGCCGAATCCCAGCGCCGTTTGCACACCGCCGCGCGCCAACAAGTCGCAGGCCGAATTCGAACAGATGGTGCGCGCGGCCAAAGAGTACATCCGCGCCGGCGATATCTTCCAGGCAGTGCTATCGCGGCGCATCGAGCGGCGCACCACCGCCCATCCCTTCGCCATCTACCGCGCGCTGCGCATGCTGAATCCGTCGCCGTGGATGTTCTACTTCAACTTCGACGGCCTGTTGCCGGAGAATCTGAAGTTGATCGGCGCGTCACCGGAGATGCACGCGCGTTTCGAGGGCGGCATCGCCAGCGTGCGGCCGATCGCCGGCACGCGCCGGCGCGGCGAGAACGAACACGAAGACGCCGCGCTGGCAAAAGAGCTGCTGGCCGATCCGAAAGAGCGCGCCGAGCACGTCATGCTGGTGGATCTGGGACGCAACGATATCGGCCGCGTGGCTAAGTATGGCACGGTGCGTGTACCGGAGCTGATGGTGATCGAGCACTACTCACACGTGATGCACATCGTCAGCCTGGTGGAAGGTGACGTGTGCGACGGCCTGGACGCGTTCGACGTGTTGCGCGCCACCTTCCCTGCCGGCACGTTGAGCGGCGCGCCCAAGGTGCGCGCGATGGAGATCATCGAGGAGCTGGAGGGTGAACGCCGCGGCATCTATGGCGGTTGCGTAGGCTACTTCTCATTCAACGGGCAGATGGATACCTGCATCGGCATCCGCACCATCGTGATGCGCGACGACACGTGCTACGTGCAGGCCGGCGCCGGCATCGTAGCCGACAGCGACCCCACCGCCGAATTCCACGAAACGCACAACAAAGCCCGCGCGCTCATGGTCGCCATTGACGAGGCGGAAAATCAGTAA